A stretch of DNA from Streptomyces gobiensis:
CCCGCGTGGGGCGACTCCCGCTATGTACGGCTGGCGCTGGACGGGGAGGCCCGGCTGGCCGACGCACTGCGGCAGCTCTACGTACTGCTGCCGGTGCTGGATGGGGCCAAGCACTACTGGGTCGCCGCCGATGAGGTCGACAAGCTGTTGCGCGCGGGCGAGGGCTGGCTGGAGAACCACCCGGAACAGAAGATCATCGTGGGTCGGTATCTGGCCCGTCGCGGCGCGCTGACCCGCCAGGCGCTGGAGCGCCTTGAGCTGGCCCGGCTTGCCGAGGCCGACGACAGCGAGGCCGAGGAGCTCGACAACGCCGTCGACGAGTTCGACGAGTTCGACGAGTTCGACGAGTCCGACCAGGCCGACGAGTCCGCCGAGGACACCGACGCCGAGGACAAGCCGGTGCCGCTCGCCGTACAGCGACGGGACGCCATTCTCAGCGCGCTGCGTGAGTCCGGCGCGGGCCGGGTGCTGGATCTGGGCTGCGGCCCGGGGCACTTGATATCGGTACTGCTCAAGAACCCGCAGTTCACGGAGGTCGTCGGCGTCGATGTGTCGATGCGCGCCCTCCAGATGGCCAGTCGGCGGCTCCGGCTGGAACGGATGGGCGAGCGCCAGGCCTCCCGTATCAAGCTGCTGCAAGGCGCACTCACCTACACCGACTCCCGGCTGCGGGGATATGACGCGGCAGTGCTCAGCGAGGTCATCGAGCATGTCGATCCGCCCCGGCTCACCGCCCTGGAGTACGCCGTGTTCGGCGCGGCCCGGCCCGCGACCGTCATCGTGACCACGCCCAACGTCGAGTACAACGTGCGTTGGGAGTCCTTGCCCGCCGGGCAGGTACGCCACGCCGACCACCGCTTCGAGTGGAACCGGGAGGAGTTCCGCACCTGGGCCGAGTCGGTCGCCGCACAGCACGGCTACACCGCTGAGCTGCGCCCCGTCGGCCCCGATGACCCAGAGGTCGGCCCACCCACCCAGCTGGCACTTTTCCGAATCGCCAACACCACGAAGGAGGCAGTCGCATGACGGCGCTCGCCGTGCCCGATCTGTCTCTTGTCGTGCTGATCGGCACCACCGGATCCGGAAAATCCACGTTCGCCCGGCGTTACTTCAAGCCGACCGAGGTCATCTCCTCGGATGTCTGCCGTGGGCTGGTCGCCGACGATGAGAACGACCAGAGCGCCACCCCCGACGCCTTTGACGTCCTGGACTACATCACCGGCAAGCGGCTAGCCGCAGGCCGGCTCACCGTGATCGATGCGACGAACGTCCAGCCCGAATCACGCCGTAAGCTGGTGCGACTGGCCCGCGAGCACGATGTGCTGCCAGTCGCGATCGTCCTCGACGTCCCCGAGCGCGTCTGTCTCGAGCGCAACGCGCAACGCCCCGATCGGGCCGGTATGCCCCCGCACGTCGTCCCGCGCCAGCGGCGCGAGCTGCGCCGTTCGCTGCGCGGTCTGGAGGGCGAGGGCTTTCGCAAGGTTCATGTCCTGCGCGGTACGGAGGAGATCGAGGCCGCCGAAATCACCCTGGAGCGGCGCTTCAACGATCTGCGGCACCTCACCGGCCCGTTCGACATCATCGGCGATATCCACGGCTGCCGCTCCGAGCTGGAGACCCTGCTCGGCGACAAGCTCGGCTATGTCATCGACCGGGACGTGGAAGGCCGCCCCATCGACGCCCGGCATCCCGAGGGCCGTACGGCTGTCTTCGTCGGCGACCTCGTCGACCGTGGCCCGGACAGCCCCGGTGTGCTGCGGCTGGTGATGGGCATGGTGGCGTCCGGTGCCGCGCTGTGTGTGCCCGGCAACCATGAGCAGAAGCTCGGCCGGTACCTCAAGGGCCGTAACGTCAAGCAGACCCATGGGCTGGCCGAGACCATCGAGCAGCTGGCCAAGGAGGACGAGGCCTTCGTCGCGGCGGTACGGGAGTTCATTGACTCGCTGGTCAGCCACTACGTACTGGACGGCGGCCAGCTGGTCGTCTGCCACGCCGGGCTGCCGGAGAAGTACCACGGCCGGACCTCGGGCCGGGTGCGTTCGCACGCACTGTACGGGGACACCACCGGCGAGACGGATGAGTTTGGCCTGCCGGTGCGCTACCCATGGGCCGAGGAGTACCGGGGCCGGGCGGCGGTCGTCTACGGCCACACCCCGACCCCGCGCGCGTCCTGGCTCAACAACACCATCTGTCTGGACACCGGCTGTGTCTTCGGCGGCACCATGACCGCGCTGCGCTGGCCGGAGCGTGAGCTCATCGACGTACCGGCCGAACAGGTCTGGTACGAGCCGGTGAAGCCGCTCACCAACGCCGCCCCCGGTGGCGCCGACGGGCGGCCGCTGGACCTCGCCGATGTGCACGGCCGCAAGATCGTCGAAACTCGGTACGCGGGCCGTATCTCGGTGAAGGAGGAGAACTCCGCGGCCGCGCTGGAGGTGATGAGCCGCTTCGCGATAGACCCGCGACTGCTCGCCTACCTCCCGCCGACCATGGCACCGTGCGCCACCTCACAGTTGGACGGCTACCTTGAGCACCCGGCCGAGGCGTTCGCCGCCTACCGGTCCGACGGCATACGCCGGGTGGTGTGCGAGGAGAAGCACATGGGCTCCCGGGCGGTGGCCCTGATCTGCCGCGATGCGGAGGCCGCACGCGAGCGCTTCAGCGCCACCGGTGGCGTCTCGGGCGCCCTGCACACCCGCACGGGGCGCCCGTTCTTCGACGACCACGAGCGCAGCGAGCAAGTGCTGGCCGGTATCCGCGCCTCCATCACCGGCGCCGGGCTCTGGGAGGAGCTGGCCACCGACTGGCTGCTGCTTGACGCGGAGCTGCTGCCCTGGTCGCTGAAGGCCACCGGACTGCTGCGCCAGCAGTACGCCGCGGTGGGCGCCGCATCCCGGGCGGTCTTCCCGGGCGCGCTGGCCGCGCTGGAGCAGGCGGCGGCGCGTGGTGTGCCGGTCGGCGAGCTGCTGGACCGGCAGCGGGACCGCGCGGCGGACGCGGCGGCGTTCACCGAGTCCTACCGCCGCTACTGCTGGCCGGTGGACGGTCTGGACGGCATCCGGTTCGCGCCGTTCCAGCTGCTGGCCGCCCAGGGCCGCAGCCTCGCGGACGTACCGCACGACCGCCAACTCGCCTGGCTGGACCGCATGGTAGAAGCCGACAGCAGCGGCCTCCTCCAGCGAACCGGCCGCCTGATCGTCGACACCGCGAACGCGGCATCGGTCGCCGAAGGCACCGACTGGTGGCTGAACCTCACCGCCGAGGGCGGCGAGGGCATGGTGGTCAAGCCCCTCCAGGCGATGGCGCGCGGCACGGACGGACGGCTGATCCAGCCGGGCATCAAGTGCCGTGGCCGGGAGTATCTGCGGATCATCTACGGTCCGGAGTACACCCGCCCGGACCAGCTGAAGCAGCTACGCTTCCGCCACCTTGGCCACAAACGCTCACTGGCCCTGCGCGAGTACGCGCTGAGTCTGGAGGCACTGGACCGGCTGGCCGCCGACGAGCCACTGTGGCGGGTCCACGAGGCAGTCTTCGCCGTCCTCGCCCTGGAGTCAGAGCCGGTCGACCCCCGTCTGTAGACCGCCTTCCAGAAACCTCCACGATGTTGTGGGCACTCGTGCTGGCCGCGGGCTGCCGCTCGCCATTTACCTCCCCGAGGCGAGTCTCGTCTACCCCACACACGACCAGTTCGGCTACGCACGCGAGCCCGACGGCACCCACCACGCGTGGCACATCCCCGCCGACCACCGCTGGGACCTGAGAAAACTCACTTGACTGTCCCCGGGCTGCCTAACCACCCCTGAGCGGTGAAAGGGGGCCAAGATAGGGGCATGGGATTCCATGTCGACTCCGAGGCCGGGCGGCTGCGCCGCGTCATCGTGCACCGCCCGGATCTGGAGCTGAAGCGGCTCACCCCCACGAATAAGGGCGACCTGCTCTTTGACGACGTCCTGTGGGTGCGGCGTGCCCGGCAGGAACATGACGCCTTCGCGGACGCGCTGCGTGACCGGGGTATCGAGGTGCATCTCTTCGGCGATCTGCTGACCGAGACCCTGGATATTCCGGTCGCCCGGGCGCTCGTCCTGGACCGGGTCTTCGATGAGAAGGAGTACGGCCCGCTCGCCACCGACCATCTGCGTGCCGCTTTCGATCAGCTGCCCACGGCTGAGCTGGCCGAGGCGCTGATCGGGGGCATGACCAAGCGGGAGTTCCTGGAGCGGCATCCCGAGCCGACCTCGGTCCGCTTCCATGTGATGGACCGCGACGACTTCCTGCTGAATCCGCTCCCCAATCACATCTTCACCCGTGACACCTCGGCGTGGATCTACGACGGCGTCGCCGTCAACGCGATGCGCTGGCCCGCCCGGCAGCGCGAGACCGTTCACTTTGAGGCGATCTACCGTCACCACCCGCTCTTCTCCGGCAATGACTTCAGGTTCTGGTCCACGGGAGAGAGCACCCATCCCTCCACCATTGAGGGCGGTGATGTGCTGGTCATCGGCGCTGGCGCGGTGCTGATCGGTATGAGCGAGCGGACCACTCCGCAGGCCGTGGAGACGCTGGCTCGTGAGCTGTTCGCGGTCGGTTCCGCCCATACGATCGTGGCGCTGGACATGCCCAAGCGGCGGTCCTTTATGCACCTCGACACCGTGATGACGATGATCGACGGAGATACGTTCACCCAGTACGCGGGCCTGGGCATGCTCCGCTCGTACACCATTGAGCCCGGCGGGGGCGAGCATGAGCTGAAGGTCACCGACCATCCGCCGGAGCATATGCACCACGCGATCGCCGCCGCCCTGGGGCTCGATGGCATCCGGGTGCTGACCGCCACCCAGGATGTGCACTCGGCCGAGCGTGAGCAGTGGGATGACGGCTGCAATGTCCTGGCCGTGGAACCGGGGGTCGTGGTCGCCTATGACCGTAATGTCACCACCAATACGCATCTGCGTAGGCAAGGCATTGAGGTACTGGAGATCCCCGGTAGTGAGCTGGGCCGGGGGCGGGGCGGGCCGCGCTGTATGAGCTGTCCGGTGGAGAGGGTGGCTGTATAGAGATGCGGTGCATCGTATATACTTCCAGCCTCTCTCTGTATGTACGCGAGCTAGGAGCCCCCTATGGCGATTGACCTCAAGGGCCGCCACTTCCTCAAGGAGCTGGACTTCACCCCCGAGGAGTTCCGCCAGCTGCTGACCCTGGCCGCCGAGCTGAAGGCCGCCAAGAAGATGGGCACCGAGCGGCAGCGGCTCAGCGGTAAGAACATCGCGCTGATCTTTGAGAAGACCTCCACCCGCACCCGCTGTGCCTTTGAGGTGGCCGCCGCCGATCAGGGCGCCAGGACCACGTATCTCGACCCGTCCGGCTCACAGATCGGCCACAAGGAGTCGGTCAGGGACACCGCCCGGGTGCTGGGCCGGATGTATGACGGCATCGAGTACCGGGGTGCTGGCCAGGAGGTCGTTGAGGAGCTTGCCGCGCACGCCGGGGTGCCGGTCTTCAACGGTCTCACCGATGAGTGGCATCCCACCCAGATGCTCGCCGATGTCCTCACCATGACCGAGCACAGCGACAAGCTCTTGGAACAGGTCGCTTACGCCTACCTGGGGGATGCCCGGTACAACATGGGCAACTCCTACCTCATCACCGGGGCTCTGCTCGGGATGGACGTCCGGATCGTCGCACCCAGGGAGCTGTGGCCGCAGGAATCCGTGATCGCCGAGGCGCGTGCCCTGGCCGAGCGCACCGGGGCCCGTGTCACCCTCACCGAGGAGGTCGCCGACGGGGTGCGCGGCGCTGACTTTGTCGCCACCGATGTCTGGGTCTCCATGGGGGAGCCCAAGGAGGTCTGGGACGAGCGCATCGCACTGCTCGCCCCCTACGCCGTGACCATGGATGTCCTGCGGGCCACCGGTAATCCGGAGGTGAAGTTCCTGCACTGCCTCCCG
This window harbors:
- a CDS encoding polynucleotide kinase-phosphatase, with translation MTALAVPDLSLVVLIGTTGSGKSTFARRYFKPTEVISSDVCRGLVADDENDQSATPDAFDVLDYITGKRLAAGRLTVIDATNVQPESRRKLVRLAREHDVLPVAIVLDVPERVCLERNAQRPDRAGMPPHVVPRQRRELRRSLRGLEGEGFRKVHVLRGTEEIEAAEITLERRFNDLRHLTGPFDIIGDIHGCRSELETLLGDKLGYVIDRDVEGRPIDARHPEGRTAVFVGDLVDRGPDSPGVLRLVMGMVASGAALCVPGNHEQKLGRYLKGRNVKQTHGLAETIEQLAKEDEAFVAAVREFIDSLVSHYVLDGGQLVVCHAGLPEKYHGRTSGRVRSHALYGDTTGETDEFGLPVRYPWAEEYRGRAAVVYGHTPTPRASWLNNTICLDTGCVFGGTMTALRWPERELIDVPAEQVWYEPVKPLTNAAPGGADGRPLDLADVHGRKIVETRYAGRISVKEENSAAALEVMSRFAIDPRLLAYLPPTMAPCATSQLDGYLEHPAEAFAAYRSDGIRRVVCEEKHMGSRAVALICRDAEAARERFSATGGVSGALHTRTGRPFFDDHERSEQVLAGIRASITGAGLWEELATDWLLLDAELLPWSLKATGLLRQQYAAVGAASRAVFPGALAALEQAAARGVPVGELLDRQRDRAADAAAFTESYRRYCWPVDGLDGIRFAPFQLLAAQGRSLADVPHDRQLAWLDRMVEADSSGLLQRTGRLIVDTANAASVAEGTDWWLNLTAEGGEGMVVKPLQAMARGTDGRLIQPGIKCRGREYLRIIYGPEYTRPDQLKQLRFRHLGHKRSLALREYALSLEALDRLAADEPLWRVHEAVFAVLALESEPVDPRL
- a CDS encoding arginine deiminase, with amino-acid sequence MGFHVDSEAGRLRRVIVHRPDLELKRLTPTNKGDLLFDDVLWVRRARQEHDAFADALRDRGIEVHLFGDLLTETLDIPVARALVLDRVFDEKEYGPLATDHLRAAFDQLPTAELAEALIGGMTKREFLERHPEPTSVRFHVMDRDDFLLNPLPNHIFTRDTSAWIYDGVAVNAMRWPARQRETVHFEAIYRHHPLFSGNDFRFWSTGESTHPSTIEGGDVLVIGAGAVLIGMSERTTPQAVETLARELFAVGSAHTIVALDMPKRRSFMHLDTVMTMIDGDTFTQYAGLGMLRSYTIEPGGGEHELKVTDHPPEHMHHAIAAALGLDGIRVLTATQDVHSAEREQWDDGCNVLAVEPGVVVAYDRNVTTNTHLRRQGIEVLEIPGSELGRGRGGPRCMSCPVERVAV
- the argF gene encoding ornithine carbamoyltransferase, which translates into the protein MAIDLKGRHFLKELDFTPEEFRQLLTLAAELKAAKKMGTERQRLSGKNIALIFEKTSTRTRCAFEVAAADQGARTTYLDPSGSQIGHKESVRDTARVLGRMYDGIEYRGAGQEVVEELAAHAGVPVFNGLTDEWHPTQMLADVLTMTEHSDKLLEQVAYAYLGDARYNMGNSYLITGALLGMDVRIVAPRELWPQESVIAEARALAERTGARVTLTEEVADGVRGADFVATDVWVSMGEPKEVWDERIALLAPYAVTMDVLRATGNPEVKFLHCLPAFHDLGTAVGREIYERHGLESLEVTDEVFESAHSIVFDEAENRMHTIKAVLVATVCP
- a CDS encoding 3' terminal RNA ribose 2'-O-methyltransferase Hen1, which produces MFLTITTAGSAGRPATDLGFLLHKHPEKAQTFSTSYGTAHVLYPEASARRCTAALLLEVDPVALVKRGRGRGRGGAADSALAQYVNDRPYAASSLLAVALSAVFRTALQGQCAARPELAVQPLPLRIEVPALPARGGAEMVRRLFEPLGWMVEAEPVPLDEQFPAWGDSRYVRLALDGEARLADALRQLYVLLPVLDGAKHYWVAADEVDKLLRAGEGWLENHPEQKIIVGRYLARRGALTRQALERLELARLAEADDSEAEELDNAVDEFDEFDEFDESDQADESAEDTDAEDKPVPLAVQRRDAILSALRESGAGRVLDLGCGPGHLISVLLKNPQFTEVVGVDVSMRALQMASRRLRLERMGERQASRIKLLQGALTYTDSRLRGYDAAVLSEVIEHVDPPRLTALEYAVFGAARPATVIVTTPNVEYNVRWESLPAGQVRHADHRFEWNREEFRTWAESVAAQHGYTAELRPVGPDDPEVGPPTQLALFRIANTTKEAVA